From a region of the Streptomyces sp. NBC_01454 genome:
- a CDS encoding SulP family inorganic anion transporter, with protein MLPPAPGRDLGASVVVLLVALPMSVGVAVASGLPAEAGLLTGIVGGLVVGLLPGSSLQVSGPTASLTVLVFEAVKTYGVATLGVIVIAAGLLQVLLGALRWGRWFRAVSVSVVEGMLAGVGLVIIAGQLYALADRTAPASGLGKITAIPGLVAGVFQSPQALSAPAIGAATIAVMVLWRRAPRTLRAVPGPLVAVALATGASALLGLKVQKVQVRGLLDSVHLVGPGDFGQLAQAGVLGSVVAIALIASAESLFSAAAVDRLNSGPRTDYDKELMAQGAGNTLCGILGALPLAAVIVRSSANVDAGARTKASRVLHGVWLLLFAALLPFVLSVIPMAALAGVLVHAGWKLLPLGRIPAMWREHRSEAVVLVVTALAILLVNMFEGVLIGLALSVAKSAWETSHLRIRTRDTGTGPITVSLSGNATFLRLPRILDTLEELPSDRPVELELSGVRHLDHACTTALAAWTERHNRSGPEAHIVKEPVNR; from the coding sequence ATGCTTCCCCCTGCTCCCGGACGCGACCTCGGCGCATCCGTCGTCGTCCTTCTGGTCGCTCTTCCCATGAGTGTCGGCGTGGCGGTGGCCTCCGGCCTGCCCGCCGAGGCCGGTCTGCTCACCGGCATCGTCGGCGGTCTCGTCGTCGGGCTGCTGCCCGGCAGCAGCCTGCAGGTCAGCGGCCCGACCGCCTCGCTGACCGTTCTGGTCTTCGAGGCCGTCAAGACCTACGGCGTCGCGACGCTCGGTGTCATCGTCATCGCCGCCGGCCTGCTCCAGGTGCTGCTGGGCGCGCTGCGCTGGGGCCGGTGGTTCCGGGCGGTGTCGGTCTCCGTGGTGGAGGGGATGCTCGCCGGCGTGGGACTGGTCATCATCGCGGGCCAGTTGTACGCCCTGGCCGACCGGACGGCCCCGGCGAGCGGACTCGGCAAGATCACCGCCATACCGGGGCTGGTGGCCGGGGTGTTCCAGTCCCCGCAGGCCCTGTCCGCGCCGGCGATCGGTGCCGCGACGATCGCGGTCATGGTGCTGTGGCGCCGGGCGCCGCGGACCCTGCGCGCGGTGCCCGGCCCGCTGGTGGCCGTCGCCCTGGCCACCGGCGCCTCGGCGCTCCTCGGCCTGAAGGTGCAGAAGGTACAGGTCCGCGGGCTCCTGGACTCCGTGCACCTGGTCGGTCCGGGGGACTTCGGGCAGCTGGCACAGGCCGGGGTCCTGGGGAGCGTGGTGGCCATCGCCCTGATCGCCTCGGCGGAGAGTCTCTTCAGCGCCGCGGCCGTGGACCGGCTGAACAGTGGCCCGCGGACCGACTACGACAAGGAACTGATGGCCCAGGGAGCGGGCAACACCCTGTGCGGCATCCTGGGTGCGCTTCCGCTGGCAGCGGTCATCGTCCGCAGCTCGGCCAATGTCGACGCCGGAGCACGCACCAAGGCGTCCCGGGTGCTGCACGGGGTGTGGCTGCTGCTGTTCGCCGCGCTGCTCCCCTTCGTCCTGTCCGTCATCCCCATGGCGGCGCTGGCCGGTGTGCTGGTCCACGCGGGCTGGAAGCTGCTGCCGCTGGGCCGGATCCCCGCCATGTGGCGCGAGCACCGCTCCGAGGCGGTCGTCCTGGTCGTCACCGCGCTGGCGATCCTCCTGGTGAACATGTTCGAGGGGGTGCTGATCGGTCTCGCCCTCTCCGTGGCCAAGTCGGCCTGGGAGACCTCGCATCTGCGGATCCGCACGCGGGACACCGGCACCGGCCCGATCACCGTCTCGCTGAGCGGCAATGCCACCTTCCTCCGGCTGCCGCGGATCCTCGACACCCTGGAGGAGCTGCCGTCGGACCGGCCGGTGGAACTCGAGCTGTCCGGCGTCCGCCACCTCGACCACGCCTGCACGACGGCACTGGCGGCCTGGACCGAGCGGCACAACCGGTCGGGCCCGGAAGCGCACATCGTCAAGGAACCGGTGAACCGGTGA
- a CDS encoding (2Fe-2S)-binding protein: protein MVDVTDAESAADPADRVVTLVVNGRAYTVGLDPRVTLLDALRDHLGLMGTKKGCDQGACGACTVHVDGKRVLACLSLAAQCEGRAVTTIEGIGGPDGMHPLQSAFMDHDGFQCGFCTPGQIMSAVALLKEGRAGSDEEIREFMSGNLCRCGAYPHMVAAIREVAGGGDART, encoded by the coding sequence ATGGTGGACGTGACCGATGCGGAAAGCGCCGCAGATCCCGCTGACAGGGTGGTCACCCTCGTGGTGAACGGGCGGGCGTACACGGTGGGCCTGGATCCGCGGGTGACCCTGCTGGATGCGCTGCGTGACCATCTGGGGCTGATGGGCACGAAGAAGGGCTGTGACCAGGGGGCGTGCGGGGCGTGCACGGTGCATGTCGACGGGAAGCGGGTGCTGGCGTGCCTGTCGCTGGCGGCCCAGTGCGAGGGGCGTGCCGTGACGACCATCGAGGGGATCGGCGGCCCGGACGGGATGCATCCGCTGCAGTCGGCCTTCATGGACCACGACGGGTTCCAGTGCGGCTTTTGCACTCCGGGTCAGATCATGTCCGCGGTGGCCCTGCTCAAGGAGGGGCGAGCCGGTTCGGACGAGGAGATCCGCGAGTTCATGAGCGGTAATCTGTGCCGCTGCGGTGCCTATCCGCACATGGTGGCCGCCATCCGCGAGGTGGCGGGTGGTGGCGATGCGCGCACTTGA
- a CDS encoding FAD binding domain-containing protein, translating to MRALEYVRAADAAEAVELVSGDPRAAFLAGGTTQLDLMKDGVLNPGLLVDITRLPLRGIEPQGEVLQVGALVTMEELAADPVLAQRAPVVREALLAGASTQLRNMATIGGNLLQRPRCRYFRDPAVPRCNKREPGSGCAAVDGTARMHAILGVSERCIAVHASDLAVALVALDAVVQVQGLSGRREVPLTEFYRTAAQSPESENVLAHGELITGVEVPLPPAGTPSGYLKVRDRASYEFALTSAAVALVVSGGVIRHARVGLGGVASAPWRARDAERELRDAPATLDTFRRAAARAVEGAWTVPGTAFKVELAQRTLVRALRTVAGVAA from the coding sequence ATGCGCGCACTTGAGTATGTGCGGGCGGCGGATGCCGCTGAGGCCGTGGAGCTGGTCTCCGGCGATCCGCGGGCCGCGTTTCTCGCGGGCGGCACGACACAGCTCGATCTGATGAAGGACGGGGTGCTCAACCCGGGACTTCTGGTGGACATCACACGGCTGCCGCTGCGGGGCATCGAGCCCCAAGGCGAGGTGCTGCAGGTGGGGGCACTGGTCACGATGGAGGAGCTGGCGGCGGACCCGGTGCTCGCACAACGGGCTCCCGTCGTCCGGGAGGCACTGCTGGCGGGGGCGTCGACACAACTGCGGAACATGGCGACGATCGGGGGAAATCTGCTCCAGCGCCCGCGGTGCCGCTACTTCCGCGACCCCGCTGTGCCGCGGTGCAACAAGCGTGAGCCCGGCTCGGGGTGTGCGGCGGTGGACGGTACGGCGCGGATGCACGCGATCCTCGGGGTGAGCGAGCGGTGCATCGCCGTGCACGCCTCCGACCTCGCGGTGGCGCTGGTGGCACTGGACGCCGTGGTGCAAGTCCAGGGGCTGTCGGGCCGCCGGGAGGTGCCTTTGACGGAGTTCTACCGGACCGCGGCGCAGAGCCCGGAGTCGGAAAACGTCCTGGCGCACGGGGAGTTGATCACCGGTGTGGAGGTGCCGCTGCCGCCGGCCGGGACGCCGTCGGGCTATCTGAAGGTGCGCGACCGGGCGTCGTACGAATTCGCCCTGACCTCCGCGGCGGTGGCGCTGGTGGTGTCCGGCGGGGTGATCCGGCACGCCCGGGTGGGCCTGGGCGGTGTGGCCTCCGCACCCTGGCGGGCCCGGGATGCGGAACGGGAACTGAGGGACGCGCCGGCCACCCTTGACACCTTTCGCCGGGCGGCGGCACGGGCCGTGGAGGGGGCCTGGACGGTCCCCGGAACGGCGTTCAAGGTCGAGCTGGCGCAGCGCACGCTGGTCCGTGCGCTGCGGACGGTGGCAGGAGTGGCGGCATGA
- a CDS encoding xanthine dehydrogenase family protein molybdopterin-binding subunit — protein sequence MRTLESAPVVGAGVNRVDGPRKVTGAAPYPMDFGFPGQAYGALVQSTIAAGRIVRMVTAAAEAAPGVLTVLTHATMPRLARGPMTAIGASPPAPMQDDRILHHGQHIALVVARTQEQATAAARLVSAEYQCTEPLLDVLDPRAPQVDDPWGMDHSRGDIDAALASAEFAVEATYTTPDHTNNPLGPFATLAAWDGDRLTVHDTTQWPSLVRTTLAAVFEVPDSAVRVLVPYVGGGFGAGLRVWPHVILTVAAARLLRRPVKMVLTRPQMFTSVGHRPKSVQRITLGATRSGELVGIDHRGISPVAREDDDFEPLAAGSGDAYRCPNVFTQDRQARLHLPDPTSMRAPGEAQGNFARESALDELSYVLGMDPLDLRMRNYAEVHPRLGLPWSGKALRECYEVGAERFGWAARDPEPRSMREGDWLVGYGMAGVSYPWYASDCRAQATVSLDGSALVRSAAADIGTGTYTVMTQLSAECLGLAPDRVRFDLGDSDMPVAPAAGGSGLTASLGNAVFDACRQLIGLFVGLAGKDEDSPLYGATPGTVEVTGGRVHLAGQPAHGESYADILRRHGLPELTAHGSSTPASQDELGMALSGAFGAKFVEVRVDADLGLIRVARVVSAIDGGRILNEKTSRSQIVGGTVGGIGMALFEETVTDAPSGRIANATFADYLIPVNADIPEIDVVFVGAPDRGSPIGTKGVGEIGLVGIAAAVANGVYHATGKRIRSLPLTLDALV from the coding sequence ATGAGGACGCTCGAGAGCGCTCCGGTGGTCGGCGCCGGGGTCAACCGTGTGGACGGTCCGCGCAAGGTCACCGGTGCGGCGCCCTATCCGATGGACTTCGGCTTCCCGGGACAGGCTTACGGCGCGCTGGTGCAGAGCACCATCGCGGCGGGCCGGATCGTGCGGATGGTCACCGCGGCCGCCGAGGCGGCTCCTGGCGTGCTCACCGTGCTGACGCACGCCACCATGCCCCGACTTGCGCGGGGGCCGATGACGGCCATCGGCGCCTCCCCTCCCGCCCCGATGCAGGACGACCGGATTCTGCACCACGGCCAGCACATCGCGCTGGTGGTCGCCCGTACCCAGGAACAGGCCACCGCCGCCGCCCGGCTGGTGTCGGCCGAGTACCAGTGCACCGAGCCGCTGCTGGACGTGCTGGACCCGCGGGCGCCACAGGTCGACGACCCGTGGGGGATGGACCACAGTCGGGGCGACATCGACGCCGCCCTGGCGTCGGCCGAGTTCGCCGTCGAGGCGACCTACACGACGCCGGACCACACCAACAATCCGCTGGGGCCGTTCGCGACCCTCGCGGCCTGGGACGGGGACCGCCTGACCGTGCACGACACCACCCAGTGGCCGTCGCTGGTGCGCACCACGCTGGCCGCGGTCTTCGAGGTGCCCGACAGCGCGGTGCGGGTGCTGGTGCCGTACGTGGGTGGCGGGTTCGGCGCCGGTCTGCGGGTGTGGCCGCATGTCATCCTGACCGTCGCCGCCGCCCGGCTGCTGCGCCGGCCGGTCAAGATGGTGCTCACCCGCCCGCAGATGTTCACGTCGGTGGGGCATCGCCCCAAGAGCGTCCAGCGGATCACCCTCGGCGCCACCCGCAGCGGAGAGCTGGTGGGCATCGACCACCGTGGCATCTCCCCGGTGGCGAGGGAGGACGACGACTTCGAGCCGCTCGCGGCAGGGTCGGGGGACGCCTACCGGTGCCCGAACGTCTTCACCCAGGACCGTCAGGCCCGGCTGCACCTCCCCGATCCGACCTCCATGCGCGCCCCCGGCGAGGCCCAGGGCAATTTCGCACGGGAATCGGCTCTTGACGAACTGTCCTATGTGCTGGGAATGGATCCGCTCGACCTGCGGATGCGCAACTACGCGGAGGTGCACCCGCGGCTGGGCCTGCCCTGGTCCGGCAAGGCGCTGCGCGAGTGCTACGAGGTGGGCGCGGAGCGGTTCGGCTGGGCGGCCCGCGACCCCGAACCGCGCTCCATGCGGGAGGGCGACTGGCTCGTCGGGTACGGCATGGCCGGCGTCAGCTATCCCTGGTACGCGAGCGACTGCCGGGCCCAGGCCACGGTCAGCCTCGACGGAAGCGCGCTGGTCCGCAGTGCCGCGGCCGACATCGGCACCGGCACGTACACGGTGATGACGCAGCTGTCCGCGGAGTGTCTGGGCCTCGCGCCGGACCGGGTCCGCTTCGATCTGGGCGACTCGGACATGCCCGTCGCACCGGCGGCCGGCGGTTCCGGACTGACCGCCTCGCTCGGCAACGCGGTCTTCGACGCGTGCCGACAGCTGATCGGTCTGTTCGTCGGCCTCGCCGGCAAGGACGAGGACTCCCCGCTGTACGGTGCCACGCCCGGCACGGTGGAGGTCACCGGCGGGCGCGTCCACCTGGCCGGGCAGCCGGCGCACGGGGAGTCGTACGCGGACATCCTCCGCAGACACGGACTGCCGGAGCTGACGGCCCACGGCTCCAGCACCCCGGCCTCCCAGGACGAGCTGGGCATGGCCCTGTCGGGAGCGTTCGGCGCCAAGTTCGTCGAGGTCCGGGTGGACGCCGACCTGGGTCTGATCCGCGTCGCCCGGGTCGTGTCGGCGATCGACGGCGGCCGCATCCTCAACGAGAAGACCAGCCGCAGCCAGATCGTCGGCGGCACGGTCGGCGGTATCGGCATGGCGCTGTTCGAGGAGACGGTCACCGACGCCCCCAGCGGACGCATCGCCAACGCCACGTTCGCCGACTACCTCATCCCCGTCAACGCGGACATCCCCGAGATCGACGTGGTGTTCGTCGGCGCACCGGACCGCGGCAGCCCCATCGGCACCAAGGGAGTGGGCGAGATCGGCCTCGTCGGCATCGCGGCCGCGGTGGCCAACGGCGTCTACCACGCGACGGGGAAGCGCATCCGCTCGCTGCCCCTCACGCTCGACGCGCTGGTGTGA
- a CDS encoding TetR/AcrR family transcriptional regulator: MTNAPGRAAPQQTGPRGPSAEAALPERKGERTRRRILAAARRRFAEVGYERATIRAIAAEADVDKSSVMQYFGSKQELFREAVRWHIPHDALTSDDPGQVVENRLRAMLDNWAADRDSPMAVLLRTSMTSEEAAELLRRHVTAEVTDHLAATLDGPDARLRAALFGAMMMGIASQRHLLHLPDLAEADVEDIVRLAAPLLRGLIAPEA; this comes from the coding sequence GTGACGAATGCGCCCGGACGGGCCGCGCCGCAACAGACCGGGCCGCGCGGCCCGTCCGCGGAGGCAGCCCTTCCGGAGCGGAAGGGCGAACGCACACGTCGGCGCATCCTGGCGGCCGCGCGGCGCAGGTTCGCGGAGGTCGGCTACGAGCGCGCCACCATCCGTGCCATCGCGGCCGAGGCCGATGTCGACAAGTCCTCCGTCATGCAGTATTTCGGCAGCAAGCAGGAGCTGTTCCGCGAGGCCGTGCGCTGGCACATCCCGCACGACGCACTCACCTCCGACGACCCCGGCCAGGTGGTGGAGAACCGGCTGCGCGCCATGCTGGACAACTGGGCGGCGGATCGGGACAGTCCGATGGCGGTGCTCCTGCGGACCAGCATGACGAGTGAGGAGGCCGCGGAGCTGCTGCGCCGGCACGTGACCGCGGAGGTGACCGATCATCTCGCCGCCACCCTCGACGGCCCGGACGCACGGCTGCGCGCGGCGCTGTTCGGCGCGATGATGATGGGCATCGCCTCGCAGCGTCATCTGCTGCACCTGCCCGACCTGGCCGAGGCCGACGTGGAGGACATCGTGCGGCTCGCGGCTCCCCTGCTCCGCGGCCTCATCGCCCCGGAGGCGTAG
- a CDS encoding glycosyltransferase: MRILITAQASYSHLAPLVLPVAEAAQRAGHDVAVATGADVVGHIEKRGITAFTLPDVKALGDVLQGGALQRPPGMENVGSVTVVLQPEFFAAGFVGHLAAPCAQGVLDLAREWRPDLILHESTEYGGYLAAERLGIPHGALDIAPMAPYAHPAVKDALNQQRTELGLEPVSDPWHPFRAFRAGVVPEDFYPTVSRLPGARHYRVPAQASRGTLDPDIARLPVDRPLVLATLGSNAPRLPGGASTLLHTIIEALGELPVTGVVALGADRDPQLWEGPRADNVHLTSFVQQELLLQSSDLFLTHAGFNGTREALSAGVPMVAVPLFAEQSHNAARLQELGVGLRLNAEDVTRETLSTALRTVLEDDSYRSRAQGFQRRTHALPDLDRLVEDAAALVG, from the coding sequence ATGCGCATTCTCATCACCGCACAGGCGAGTTATTCGCACCTGGCCCCCCTGGTGCTGCCCGTGGCGGAAGCTGCCCAACGGGCAGGTCATGACGTAGCCGTCGCCACCGGGGCCGATGTCGTCGGGCACATAGAGAAGCGGGGGATCACCGCGTTCACGCTGCCCGACGTCAAGGCGCTGGGGGACGTGCTTCAGGGGGGTGCGCTCCAGCGTCCGCCGGGCATGGAGAACGTCGGTTCGGTGACGGTGGTACTGCAGCCGGAGTTCTTCGCGGCGGGTTTCGTCGGGCACTTGGCCGCTCCCTGCGCACAGGGCGTCCTCGACCTGGCACGGGAGTGGCGGCCGGATCTGATCCTGCACGAGTCGACCGAGTACGGCGGCTACCTGGCGGCCGAACGCCTCGGCATTCCGCACGGGGCGCTGGACATCGCCCCGATGGCGCCCTATGCCCATCCGGCCGTCAAGGACGCACTCAACCAGCAGCGCACGGAACTCGGCCTGGAACCGGTTTCCGACCCCTGGCACCCCTTCCGCGCCTTCCGCGCCGGGGTCGTTCCGGAGGACTTCTACCCCACGGTCAGCCGGCTGCCCGGCGCGCGCCACTACCGGGTGCCCGCCCAGGCGTCGCGGGGCACCCTCGACCCGGACATCGCCCGGCTCCCCGTGGACCGGCCGCTCGTTCTGGCCACGCTCGGCTCGAACGCCCCGCGGCTTCCCGGCGGTGCCTCCACTCTGCTGCACACCATCATCGAGGCACTCGGGGAGCTGCCGGTCACCGGTGTCGTGGCACTGGGCGCGGACCGCGATCCGCAGCTGTGGGAGGGGCCGCGCGCCGACAACGTCCATTTGACGTCGTTCGTCCAGCAGGAACTCCTGCTCCAGTCCAGCGACCTGTTCCTGACGCATGCGGGCTTCAACGGGACCCGCGAGGCGCTGTCGGCCGGTGTGCCCATGGTGGCCGTGCCGTTGTTCGCCGAGCAGTCCCACAACGCCGCCCGGCTCCAGGAGCTGGGTGTCGGGCTCCGGCTCAACGCCGAGGACGTCACCCGCGAGACGCTGTCCACGGCCCTGCGCACCGTGCTGGAGGACGACTCGTACCGGTCCCGCGCCCAGGGCTTCCAGCGCCGCACCCATGCGCTGCCGGACCTCGACCGGCTGGTGGAGGACGCGGCGGCGCTGGTCGGCTGA
- a CDS encoding lipid II:glycine glycyltransferase FemX translates to MSCRLKVITREEHLAFVKAQPSVSHMQVPAWGEVKPDWRAESLGWFDEGGRLAGAGLVLLRPVPKLRRYLAYLPEGPVIDWFAPDLEQWLEPMLAHLKSRRAFSVRMGPPVVTRRWSAEVVKAAIADPQARRLREVAATVHEPRAFDLADRLRRMGWQQAEPDGEDGFAAGQPRHVFQVPFAGRSLEEVRRDLNQQWRRNIKKAERAGVKVVQGDYEDVPAFHQIYVETAERDRFIPRPLAYFQRMWAVLRAEDPDRMRLYLAHHDGELLAAATMLTVGAHAWYSYGASTSRKREVQPNNALQWRMMSDAYELGAGRYDFRGITDTLEEGNHLLGLLRFKVGTGGQAVEYLGEWDYPLNKVLHKALGLYLARR, encoded by the coding sequence ATGAGCTGTCGCCTGAAGGTGATCACCCGCGAGGAGCATCTGGCCTTCGTCAAGGCCCAGCCCTCGGTGAGCCATATGCAGGTGCCCGCGTGGGGGGAGGTGAAGCCGGACTGGCGGGCGGAGAGCCTGGGCTGGTTCGACGAGGGCGGCCGCCTCGCCGGGGCCGGACTGGTGCTGTTACGCCCCGTGCCGAAGCTGCGGCGCTACCTCGCCTATCTGCCCGAGGGACCGGTCATCGACTGGTTCGCACCCGATCTGGAGCAGTGGCTGGAGCCGATGCTCGCCCATCTGAAGTCGCGGCGTGCGTTCTCGGTCAGGATGGGGCCGCCGGTGGTGACCCGCCGCTGGAGCGCCGAGGTGGTCAAGGCGGCGATCGCCGACCCGCAGGCACGGCGACTGCGGGAGGTGGCGGCCACCGTGCACGAGCCGCGGGCCTTCGACCTCGCCGACCGGCTGCGTCGGATGGGCTGGCAGCAGGCCGAGCCTGACGGCGAGGACGGCTTCGCCGCGGGCCAGCCGCGCCATGTGTTCCAGGTCCCCTTCGCCGGGCGGTCGCTGGAGGAGGTCCGGCGCGACCTCAACCAGCAGTGGCGCCGCAACATCAAGAAGGCGGAGCGCGCCGGCGTCAAGGTCGTCCAGGGTGACTACGAGGATGTGCCCGCGTTCCATCAGATCTACGTCGAGACCGCTGAGCGGGACCGGTTCATCCCACGTCCGCTGGCCTACTTCCAGCGCATGTGGGCCGTGCTGCGGGCCGAGGACCCGGACCGTATGCGCCTGTACCTCGCTCACCACGACGGGGAGCTCCTCGCGGCGGCCACGATGCTCACGGTCGGCGCACACGCCTGGTACTCCTATGGCGCCTCCACCAGCCGCAAGCGCGAGGTCCAGCCGAACAACGCTCTTCAATGGCGGATGATGTCCGACGCCTACGAACTCGGCGCGGGCCGCTACGACTTCCGCGGCATCACAGACACCCTCGAAGAGGGAAACCACCTCCTGGGGCTGCTCCGCTTCAAGGTCGGCACCGGGGGCCAGGCCGTCGAATACCTCGGAGAGTGGGACTACCCGCTGAACAAGGTCCTGCACAAGGCCCTGGGCCTTTACCTGGCCAGGCGCTGA
- a CDS encoding L-threonylcarbamoyladenylate synthase, which produces MAKYFDVHPENPQRRTISNVADSIRSGALVVYPTDSCFALGCQLGSRDGISRIRSIRNLDDRHHFTLVCQNFAQLGQFVHIDNDVFRAIKASTPGSYTFILPATKEVPRQLLHPKKKTVGVRIPDHAVAQALLAELGEPLLSSTLLLPDEEEPMTQGWEIKERLDHVVDAVLDSGDCGTDPTTVLDFSGGVLDIVRRGAGDITRFE; this is translated from the coding sequence ATGGCAAAGTATTTCGACGTGCACCCGGAAAACCCGCAGCGGCGCACCATCAGCAATGTGGCGGACAGTATCCGCTCCGGCGCGCTCGTCGTGTACCCGACGGACTCCTGTTTCGCCCTGGGATGCCAGCTGGGCAGCCGGGACGGCATCAGCCGGATCCGGTCGATCCGCAATCTCGACGACCGTCACCACTTCACCCTCGTGTGCCAGAACTTCGCCCAGCTGGGGCAGTTCGTACACATCGACAATGATGTGTTCCGCGCGATCAAGGCGTCGACCCCCGGCAGTTACACCTTCATCCTCCCCGCGACGAAGGAAGTGCCCCGCCAGCTGCTGCACCCGAAGAAGAAGACGGTCGGGGTCCGGATTCCCGACCACGCCGTCGCCCAGGCCCTGCTCGCCGAACTCGGCGAGCCGCTGCTCTCCAGCACCCTGCTCCTGCCCGACGAGGAGGAGCCGATGACCCAGGGCTGGGAGATCAAGGAGCGGCTCGACCACGTGGTGGACGCGGTACTCGACTCGGGTGACTGCGGCACGGACCCGACCACGGTCCTCGACTTCTCCGGCGGCGTACTCGACATCGTCCGCCGGGGCGCGGGCGACATCACGCGCTTCGAGTAG
- the gvpO gene encoding gas vesicle protein GvpO, with protein MAEQSRTRTRSSSTAARKRTKDSGNAPGEMARRAAELLQSLISHQAEGVTAVRRTDHGWCVEVDVLELLRIPDTTSLLATYEVRLDADGELLEYYRTRRYRRGAADE; from the coding sequence ATGGCAGAGCAATCCCGCACGCGGACTCGGTCATCGTCGACGGCTGCCCGCAAGCGCACCAAGGACTCCGGGAACGCGCCCGGGGAGATGGCCCGCCGCGCCGCCGAACTGCTGCAGAGCCTGATCAGCCATCAGGCCGAGGGCGTCACGGCGGTGCGCCGGACCGATCACGGCTGGTGCGTCGAGGTGGACGTGCTGGAGCTGCTCCGCATCCCCGACACCACCAGCCTCCTCGCGACGTACGAGGTGCGGCTCGACGCCGACGGCGAGCTGCTCGAGTACTACCGCACCCGCCGCTATCGGCGCGGTGCGGCAGATGAGTGA
- the gvpJ gene encoding gas vesicle protein GvpJ — MGTTTYAGLSGEVVPCPPRAGTLYDVMELILDRGMVIDVFIRVSLVGIEILKIDARIVVASVDTYLRFAEACNRLDLERDSGSVTVPELFSGQAAKGIGKRKVKDAAKSVGETVRSAVGAGDDSDEDSEKEPQRRRRSTARTGAASRRRRAEED; from the coding sequence ATGGGCACCACGACGTATGCCGGACTGTCCGGTGAGGTGGTTCCCTGCCCGCCCAGGGCAGGCACGTTGTACGACGTGATGGAGCTGATCCTGGACCGGGGCATGGTCATCGACGTCTTCATACGGGTGTCCCTGGTGGGGATCGAGATCCTCAAGATCGATGCCCGCATCGTGGTCGCCAGCGTCGATACGTATCTGCGGTTCGCGGAGGCGTGCAACCGGCTCGATCTGGAGCGGGATTCGGGAAGCGTCACCGTGCCCGAGCTGTTCAGCGGCCAGGCCGCCAAGGGCATCGGAAAGCGCAAGGTCAAGGACGCCGCCAAATCCGTGGGTGAGACCGTCCGCTCCGCGGTGGGCGCGGGCGACGACTCGGACGAGGACTCCGAGAAGGAGCCGCAGCGGCGCCGCCGCAGTACCGCCCGCACGGGCGCCGCTTCCCGCCGGCGGCGCGCAGAGGAGGACTGA
- a CDS encoding GvpL/GvpF family gas vesicle protein — translation MTDDGIYVYGIVRAGHPLPSAPVGVGDPPGAVGTLAEGRLAAVISPAPPRLRARRRDLLAHQELLLALAADGPVLPMRFGMVAPDETVIRRQLSEAEDRHLAALDGVAGRVEINVKALPADEALPALVQGDATIRQLREAVRRRPSYEANVRLGEAVATALARRAAEAGREIVRELSSTAHAVCAGPEVSGCQVNVSFLVDRGDSAGFVAAAELLARRRQDRVVLRVAGPLPCYSFLEPRPSATPLGV, via the coding sequence GTGACCGACGACGGCATCTACGTCTACGGCATCGTCCGCGCCGGGCACCCCCTGCCTTCCGCCCCGGTCGGAGTCGGGGACCCTCCCGGGGCCGTGGGAACGCTCGCGGAGGGGCGGCTCGCCGCGGTCATCAGCCCGGCACCGCCGCGGCTGCGGGCCCGCCGCCGCGATCTGCTCGCACACCAGGAGCTGCTGCTGGCGCTGGCGGCGGACGGACCGGTCCTCCCGATGCGCTTCGGCATGGTGGCACCGGACGAGACGGTGATCCGCCGGCAGCTGAGCGAGGCCGAGGACCGTCATCTGGCCGCGCTGGACGGCGTCGCGGGCCGCGTCGAGATCAACGTCAAGGCGCTGCCGGCCGACGAGGCACTGCCCGCGCTCGTCCAGGGCGACGCCACGATCCGCCAGCTGCGCGAGGCGGTGCGCCGACGGCCCAGCTACGAGGCGAACGTCCGACTGGGCGAGGCGGTGGCGACCGCGCTGGCGCGCCGGGCGGCCGAAGCGGGCCGGGAGATCGTGCGGGAACTGTCGTCCACGGCGCACGCCGTGTGCGCCGGGCCGGAGGTCTCCGGCTGCCAGGTGAATGTGTCGTTCCTGGTGGACCGCGGTGACAGCGCCGGTTTCGTCGCGGCGGCCGAGCTCCTCGCCCGCCGGCGGCAGGACCGCGTCGTCCTGCGGGTGGCCGGGCCCCTGCCGTGTTACAGCTTTCTGGAGCCGCGCCCCTCCGCCACACCGCTCGGGGTCTGA
- a CDS encoding gas vesicle protein GvpG produces the protein MGLISAVLTLPLAPVRGVVWVADQLAQAADNELHDPSLVRARLAALNHEFEAGHLSAEAFEREEEQLLDLLHGC, from the coding sequence ATGGGGCTGATCAGCGCGGTGCTCACGCTGCCGCTCGCGCCGGTGCGCGGAGTGGTCTGGGTGGCCGATCAGCTCGCGCAGGCGGCGGACAACGAGCTGCACGACCCGTCGCTGGTGCGGGCCCGGCTCGCCGCCCTGAACCACGAATTCGAAGCCGGCCACCTCAGCGCCGAGGCCTTCGAACGCGAAGAGGAGCAGCTGCTCGACCTGTTGCACGGGTGCTGA